Proteins found in one Hippopotamus amphibius kiboko isolate mHipAmp2 chromosome 12, mHipAmp2.hap2, whole genome shotgun sequence genomic segment:
- the C12H12orf57 gene encoding protein C10 isoform X1 encodes MASASAQAAALSAEQAKVVLAEVIQAFSAPENAVRMDEARDNACNDMGKMLQFVLPVATQIQQEVIKAYGFSCDGEGVLKFARLVKSYEAQDPEIASLSGKLKALFLPPMTLPPHGPASGGSVAAS; translated from the exons ATGGCGTCTGCCTCGGCCCAGGCTGCCGCCTTGAGCGCCGAGCAGGCCAAGG TGGTCCTGGCCGAGGTGATCCAGGCGTTCTCGGCCCCGGAGAACGCCGTGCGCATGGACGAGGCTCGGGACAATGCGTGTAACGACATGGGCAAGATGCTGCAATTCGTGCTGCCCGTGGCCACGCAGATTCAGCAGGAGGTTATCAAAGCCTATGGCTTCAGCTGCGACGGGGAAG GTGTCCTTAAGTTTGCCCGCTTGGTCAAGTCTTACGAAGCCCAGGATCCTGAGATTGCCAGCCTGTCAGGCAAGCTGAAGGCGCTGTTCCTGCCGCCCATGACCCTGCCACCCCATGGGCCTGCTTCGGGTGGCAGCGTGGCCGCCTCctga
- the C12H12orf57 gene encoding protein C10 isoform X2 — translation MDEARDNACNDMGKMLQFVLPVATQIQQEVIKAYGFSCDGEGVLKFARLVKSYEAQDPEIASLSGKLKALFLPPMTLPPHGPASGGSVAAS, via the exons ATGGACGAGGCTCGGGACAATGCGTGTAACGACATGGGCAAGATGCTGCAATTCGTGCTGCCCGTGGCCACGCAGATTCAGCAGGAGGTTATCAAAGCCTATGGCTTCAGCTGCGACGGGGAAG GTGTCCTTAAGTTTGCCCGCTTGGTCAAGTCTTACGAAGCCCAGGATCCTGAGATTGCCAGCCTGTCAGGCAAGCTGAAGGCGCTGTTCCTGCCGCCCATGACCCTGCCACCCCATGGGCCTGCTTCGGGTGGCAGCGTGGCCGCCTCctga